Sequence from the Methanocaldococcus sp. genome:
GAAAAATATCAAAAAAATATTATAGTAATATGATAAATTCTAAAATCGTAATAGAGTATAATAAAAAATAGAAAATTTTTATTATAAAATAGTATTAAGACCCGAGTATAAATATTATACTTATATGAAAATTTATAAGGATAATATTACGAATACACTATATAAATCTAAATTTTTTAATTTATCTATATTCTTTTTGGCATAAAAGAAAGGCAGAATATCCTTTATTTATACACTAAATCTATAAATTTACATATTCATATACTTTTAAAAATAATACTGACCCCCGGTAAATTTTCAATCAAATATTATAAAATCATAAAAATATCAAAAAAATATTATAGTAATATGATAAATTTCGAAATTATAATATTATTATAATAAAAATTTAAAATTTTTTATGATTTAATATTATCGAATCCCGAAAAATTTTCTTGCTGAATATAATTTATTATGAAAAAATTTTATAAGTGTATGAGTTAAACAATTAAATATAGTTTCTAATAACCTAATATAAAATATTATTATTTTGTGAAACTATGAGTGTTTTAATTATTTGTGAAAAGCCAAGTGTTGCTAAAAAAATAGCTAATGCTTTGGGAAAACCTAAGAAAAAAACTATCTATAATGTTCCATACTACGAATTGGAAAGAAATGGGAAAAAAATTATTGTTGCAAGTGCTGTTGGGCATTTATTTACGCTGGTTGAAAAAAACAATACTAAATTTGGACATTATCCTGTTTTTGATGTAAAATGGGTGCCAGCAAGTGTTGAAAAAGGAAAAAAATATGTTGATAACTATATAAAGGCATTAAAAAAACTTTCTAAGGAGGCAGATGAAATATATATAGCAACAGATTGGGACATTGAGGGAGAATTAATAGGTTTTCACGCATTGAAATACTGTTGCAGTAAAACAAAAGCTAAGAGAATGAGATTTTCCTCATTAACAAAAAATGAGATTGTAAAAGCGTTTGAAAATCCTGATGAAATAGATTATGGTTTGGTAGATGCTGGTGAAAGTAGGCATATCATAGATTGGTATTATGGTATAAACTTATCAAGGGCTTTAATGAATGCTATTAAGGCAGTAAATAGATGGAAAACAATGAGTGTTGGTAGAGTTCAAGGACCAGCATTATCTTTTTTAACTGAGAGAGAGTTGGAAATTAAAAAATTTGTTCCAAAGCCATACTGGGTTATTGAGGCATTATTAAAGGATAATTTAAAGGCAATACATGAAAAAGAGAAATTTTGGGATGAAAAAGAGGCTAAAAATGTTTATGAAAAAGTAAAAAATGAAAAGTTTGGGAAGGTTGTAGAGATAAAAAGAACTGTGAGAAAGATAAAGCCACTCCCTCCCTTTGACTTAGGAACTTTACAGAGAGAGGCATACAACTATTTTAAGTTTTCTCCAAAGGAAACCCAAGAAATTGCCCAAAGTTTGTATGAAAAAGGTTTATGTTTGCATCCAGACACATTAATTTTATTACCTGATGGAGTTAAGAAAATTAAGGATTTGGATGAGGAAGGAAATATTTTATGTTTAAATAAAGATTTGAAATTAACAAAATCAAAATATAAACTTTTAAAAAGAACAGTAAAAGAGAAACTAATAAAAATTATCTTAAATGGTGGAACTGAACTTATTGCAACAAAAGAGCATCCAATTTTAGTTTATATGGATAAGTTAATATTTGTTCCTTCTGGAGAGTTGAAAGAAAATGAACAAGTAGTAACACTTAGTTATGGAGATGTTTATATCCAAAAAATTAAAAAAATTGAAGAAATTGATTATGAAGGAGAGGTTTATGATTTAACAGTTGAAAAATACCACAACTTTATAGCCAATGGTGTAGTTGTGCATAACTGCTCATACCCAAGGACATCTTCCCAAAAATTACCAAAGGATAAAAACTATCTAAAAAATATTTTAAGCATTTTAAAGAATCATCCAATTTATGGAAAATGGGCTAAAGATATTTTAAATAAGGGAGATTTAAAGCCAGTTGAAGGTAAAAAAGAGGATCCTGCTCATCCTGCAATACATGTTGTAGATATTCCAAAAGATGAAGAATTATCAGAAAAAGAAAAAAAGATTTACGATTTAATTGCAAGAAGAACATTAAGTGCTTTTTGGGATAATGCAGAGAGGGAATATTCAAATATAAAAATTAACATAAATGGAGAGATTTTTAAACTATCTGGTTCAAGAACATTAAAAGAAGGTTGGCATGAAATTTATTACTTCCCAAAATTTGATGACTGTGAGTTGCCAAAGTTAAATAAGGGAGATTTAATACCTATTCAAAAAATAACTATAACTAAAAAAGAAACTCAACCACCTAAAAGATACACTGTTGCAAGTATAATTAAGGAATTGGAGAAAAGAAAGTTAGGAACTAAGGCAACGAGGGCGGAAATCGTTGAGAAATTAATAAAAAGAGGGTATGTTATTGATGATGGCTCATTAAAAGTAACTGACTTGGGAATTTCAGTCGTTGAAACTTTAAAAAAGTTCTGTCCAGAAATTATTGACGAAAAAATGACGAGAGATTTAGAAGAGAAGTTAGAAAAGATACAGTTTAGAAAGATTAAAAAAGATGATGTTTTAGATGAGGCAGAACAAAAATTAAGGAAAATTTTAGAAGAATTTAAAAAGAAAGAAAAAGATGTAGGAATGTTCCTTATAAAAAAGTTAGATTTTAATAATACTAACTCAAATACAAAAGAAAATAAAGAAAATAAAACTGAAAGTAAAAAAGTTGTTGGAAAATGTCCTAAATGTGGTGGAGAGTTAATAATTAGAGAAGGAAAGTATGGAAAGTTTCTTGGCTGTTCAAATTATCCAAAGTGTAAATATACAGAAAAATTAAATAAAAAGGTGGATAAAACATGATTCCGAAATTGTATGTTGATTTTGGAGGTTATTCAGCAATAGAAAAAGGAAATTTAATAATTCCAAGAGAGAATATCTTAAATAAAGAAGATTTTGATAAAATAGAAATTGGAGAGGTAGTTGATATATATTCAAAGAGAGGGAAATTTTTAGGAAGAGGTTTTAAAAATCCAAGAGAAATTAGAATAATGACACTAAAAAAAGAAAATTTGGATGAAAACTACATAAGAGAGAAAATAATTAAGGCTAATGAATATAGAGTAAATTTTTTAGGATTTAAAGACACTTATAGGATGGTTTATACTCAATCAGATTGGTTAAATGGTTTGGTTATTGACAAATATAACGATATAGCCACAGTTCAAATATTCAACTACGGTATTGAAAAAATGAAAGATGTAATTGTAGAGACACTCTTAGATTTAGGGATAGATAGTATTTATGAAAAAAGTTCTGGAAGGAATAGAAAAAGAGCAGGATTGCCAGAGGTTGAGGGTATATTAGTTGGAAAGAAAACAGAAACAATTATTAAAGAAGGGGATGCAAAATTTAAAGTTACCTTTGATGGACAAAAAACAGGATTTTTTTTAGACCAAAGAGAAAATAGGTTAGAGATAGAGAAGTTTATAAAAGAAGGGGATAGAGTTTTAGATGTCTGTTGCTATACAGGAGGATTTTCAGTCCATTGTGCAATTAAAGGAGCAGAAGTTGTAGGAGTAGATTTATCTAAAAAGGCTTTAAAAGTAGCGGAGGAAAATATGGAATTAAATAATATTCCTAAGGATAAATACACTTTTATAGAAGGCAATGCATTTAAAGTTTTAGAGGAGTTTATAGAGGATGGAGAGAAATTTGATATAGTAATTTTAGACCCTCCTGCATTTGCTCAATCAAAAAAATCTTTGAAGGACGCTATTAGGGGCTATCATATGTTAAATAGATTTGGAGCTAAATTGGCTGATAGATTATTAGTAACTTGTTCTTGCTCTCAACCATTAGAGCCAGATGCATTTAAAGCGTTAGTTATAGATGCATGTCTAAAAGCAAAAAAATGGGCTAAAATCATTAAATATGGCTCACAAAGTCCAGATCATCCAATAACTTCTAAGGGAACAGAATACTTAAAGTGTCTATTTTTAAGTTTAGAAAAAATTTAATTTTATTTTTGGTGAAAATATGAGATATGTTGCCTATAAAATTTATCCAGAAGAATTCTTAAAAAATGAAGTTGTTGAAAATTCTTTAATTATAGAGGGTAGAAAGGTTAGAAGAGTAAGAATTTTAGGAAAAGTGGAAAATATAAATGTTGGAGAAATTTTATCTTTTTATGTTGATGGAGTTAATGTTAAGTATTTTGAAGATAAACCAGTTTATATCAAAGAGGGAGATATTGTTGATGTAATTGGAAGACCAAGAACATTCAATGGAGATAAATATTTAATGGCTGAAATTATTAAAGTTAGGGATGAAAAGTGGATAAAACTTAGAGATTTGGAAATAAAAAAGACGAGAAAATATTTATTAGAAAATGCTGAATTGGCAGATGATGAAGATAAAGAGGAAGAATTTGAAGAAGATATAGAAATTGAAAATTTAGATCCAGAAGTTATAAAAGAAAAAATATTATCTCTTATTGAAAAATTTGGAGAAATTACATTTGAAGAACTCTCTGGTATGGTTAAACTTTCAGAGGAAGATTTAGAAAAGTATTTATCTGAATTAATAGAATCTGGGGAAATCCTTGAGCCCATACCTGGAGTTTATAAAATACAGTAAATTGGAGGTGGAACATTGCTATTAGAAGAAACTTTAAAATCCTGTCCTATTGTAAAAAGAGGAAATTATCATTATTTTATTCACCCAATAACTGATGGAGTCCCAATTGTAGAGCCAAAATTGTTGAGAGAAGTTGCAATAAGAATAATCAAAATTGGAAACTTTGAGGATGTTGATAAAATAGTAACTGCCGAGGCTATGGGAATTCCTTTGGCAACTATCCTCTCTTTATATACTGATATACCCTATGTAATTATGAGAAAGAGAGAGTATAAGTTGCCAGGAGAAATTCCTGTTTTTCAAACTACTGGTTATAGTAAAGGACAATTATATTTAAATGGAATAAATAAGGGAGATAAAGTAGTAATTGTAGATGATGTTATATCTACGGGAGGAACGATGATTGCTATAATTGAGGCATTAAAAAAAGCAGGGGCTGAGATAAAGGATATAATATGTGTTATAGAAAGAGGAAATGGTAAAAAAGAAGTTGAAGAAAAAACTGGCTATAAAATTAAAACATTAGTTAAAATTGATGTTGTAGATGGAAAAGTTGTAATTTTAGATAAATAAAATGTTAATGTTGGTGGTCAAATGGACATAAGAAGTATAAATCCTACAAAGATTGTATGCGTTGGTTTGAACTATATAGACCACGCTAAGGAGTTAAATATGGAAATTCCCGAATATCCAATAATATTTTTAAAGCCTACTTCTGCAATTATATATAATGAAGATTACATTATAAAACCAAAAATTTCAAAAAGAGTTGATTATGAGGTTGAATTAGCAATTGTTATAGGAAAAAAATGTAAAAATGTTAAAAAATCAGAATCTGAGGATTACATAATGGGATACACAATTTTAAATGATGTAACTGCAAGAGATTTACAGCAGAAAGATGGGCAATGGACGAGGGCTAAGTCATTTGATACATTTTGTCCAATAGGTCCAAGAATAGTTAAAGACATAGACCCAATGAACCTAAATATTGAGTGTAGAGTTAATAATGAAGTTAAACAAAAATCTAACACTAAAAATATGATTTTTGATGTCTATGAATTGGTAGAATTTGTTTCATCAATAATGACACTATATCCTGGAGATATTATTTCCACAGGAACTCCTCCTGGCGTAGGAGAGTTAAAAGTTGGAGATGTCGTAGAGTGTAAAATTGAAAATATAGGAATTTTAAGGAATTATTTTATACAATAATAACATATATTACTAAAATTTCAACAAATATGAGTAATAAAATCATAATTATTAAAATTGCTTTTGAAATTTTATATATTAATCTATATTTTGAGTATATTTCATATAAAATAATAGTTTAATAAGAACTATCACAGCAATTGGCAATGATATTATTCCTAAAATTACTAAAAAAATTTTATTATTGTAATGGGATGCTATTACTGTTGCTATACCAATTAGAAATATTTCCAAAAATATAATCTTATTATTAAATATTTTGTTATCCATAATTGTTTTTAATAATTTTAAACTCATTTAATCACCAAATATTTCTTATAAATAATATTAATATTTTCAAAATCCTAAATATCTTTTTTTATTCGTACTAAATTTTTTATATAAAATAACAATACAAGATATGGTGAGAATTATGAACATTTTGAGAAGAGGTAGATTAGGGAACTCTATTAAGGAAGATGTAGCAAAATACACAACAAGTTTAGATTTTGACAAAGAAATTTTTGAAGCAGACATTTTGTGTGACATAGCCCATGTAATAATGCTTTATGAGGAGGGAATTATAGATAAAGATACTGCAAAAAAGATTATTGAAGGTTTGAAAGGAATTTACAAAAATGGGATAGAATGTTTAAACTTAGACCCTTCCTTAGATGATATACATATGGTTATTGAAAATGAGTTAATTAAAAAACTTGGTGAAGATGTCGCTGGAAGAATGCACACTGGAAGGAGTAGAAATGATGAAGTAGCAACAGATTTAAGATTAGTATTGAGGGAGAAGGTTTTAGAAATTAGTAAATTATTGATTAATATGCTAAAAGATTTATTAGAGTTGGCAGATGAGCATAAGCACACTTTAACAGTTGGATACACTCATTTACAACACGCTCAGCCAACAACATTTGCTCATCATCTATTAAGTTATGTTTCAGCAATTGAAAGAGATATATTGAGATTATTTGATACATATAAAAGAATCAATATTTCTCCATTAGGTTGTGGAGCGTTGGCAACAACGGGATTTAAAATTAATAGAGAGAGAACAAAGGAACTTTTAGGATTTGACAAATTAATAGAGAACTCAATGGATGGTGTCTCTGCAAGAGATTTTATATTGGAAGTTATGGCTGATTTATCAATATTAGGAACTAATTTATCAAAAATTTGCGAAGAGTTAGTTCTATTTTCAACTTATGAGTTTAGAACTGTTGAAATAGCAAATGAATATTGCTCAACATCCTCTATAATGCCTCAGAAAAAAAATCCTGATGTTGCTGAAATTGCAAGGGCTAAACTTTGCAAATTAAATGGAAATTTAGTTACTGCATTAACAATATTAAAGGCTCTACCAAATACTTACAATAGAGATTTGCAGGAAATTACTCCTAATTTATGGGAGAGTGTATATATTACAATAGACACAATAAAAATGATTCATGGAATGTTAAAAACTTTAAAAGTTAATAAAGATAGAATGAGAGAGTTGGCATATGCAAATTATTCTACTGCTACAGAATTGGCTGACACATTGGTTAAGGAGGCAAATATACCATTTAGAACTGCCCACGGAATCGTTGGTGAGGTTGTTAGAAAGTCAATTGAAGAAAAGAGAGATATATTGGAAGTTATAAAAGAGGTTTTACAAAAATACAATTTGAAAGTAGATGAGGAAAAGATAAAAAAGGTATTAAATCCTTATGAAAATGTCAAAATGAGAAATGTTATTGGAGGCCCTTCCCCCGAGGAAGTTGAAAAAAGAATAAAGGCATTTAAAGAGAGATTAGAAAAATATGAAAAAGAAGTAAATGAAAAAATTAATAAAATAAATAAAATTAAAGAAAATCTTCTATCCTATGAAATCTAATAAAATTTAGGTTATTAATTATATCATATTGAGATTTCTTAACCAAAATAATATAACAAAAATTAGCCAGAATATTATTAATATGTATCCTCCTTTTTTTCTTAATTTATATTTAGATATTGGATAAAAAATCCTAACACCCGCTGGTGTTAAGGAATCTCCTACTATATGGGAATAATAACCAATAGCAACTGGTAATATGTAATGTAAAACACCATTAATATTTGGATTTAGATTAATAATATCTAAAATGGCCCATACAAAAATAACATATACTATTATTTTTCCCAATAAAACTTCATTAGTAACCATTAACAAAGATATTAATCCAGCAAAAACCTTTGAAATAAATGAAAGTTTGTAAGATAAAAAACCAATAATTATAGAGACAAATAACAACGACCAAATAGTATGAGTATAAGTTCTATGCTCTGAAAAATATGGAATTAAAAAGATTAAAAAAACTGAAACTCCTAAAACAAATAAATCAATATTAAACAAACTTTTTTCAAAAAAATAAAGTAAAATATTAATTAATACAATTCCACCTGAAATTATAATACCTCTCTTTACAATATCCTCTTTAACCTCGTGGTCTAAATCTGGATAAAAAGCCCCTGATAAAACTAAAAATATCTGTTCTGGGGAAGAAATAAAAGGTAACCCAAATATAAGTCCTAAAATTACATGTCCCTTCCAGTTCATTTTTATCCCAATTTATTCTTTCCATTTATTGTAGTATTTTAAAAATATTTTATCTTTAGTTAGATTATATAACCATAACATCTGTAATCTTTGGAGATGTTCATTACATCTATGTTTTAACGCATCGTAATAACTCCAATCTCCTGCATCGTAATCAGGAAGAAATGCTTTTATTGATCTTAATCCCTCTTTATATAAAAAATAAGCCTCTTTATCATTTGTTTCATTTGCAAACTCTCCAATCCAAATAACAGAGGTTATAAATCCATTTAAAACATAAGGTGGATTTTTTGATGCATACTCTGGATACCAATAGTAAGTTTTATTATCTTTTACTCTTATTTTTAATAAACCTCCCTTTTCAACAGGCACTATAAAGGCATTTAACGCCTCTTTTGCTAAAATTAAATACCTTTTATCATTTGTGCATTTATATGCTAAATACAAAGTTTTCATGCATCCTGCCTGACATAGAGAGCCAGTCCAACCTCTTGATAAATTATACTCTGGAAAATCAAAATTATACCTCCAAATAATAAAGGTAATATTTTTTCCATTTAAATTTACAGTTTCTTTTTCTGCCTGAGAAATTAAATATTCTGTTAAAAATAAACCTCTCTTTAAATATTTTTCAGCCTCTTCTGGATCTTTATCCTTTAATTTAAAGTATTTATAAAAGCATTTTCTTGCCTCTTCATTTACATTGTGAGGAGTTATTTGATAACCAATGTATTCTCCTTTTATTGTTCCATAGTAAGTTACAGGCATACTAATATCTTCAACTGTAAAAGGCTTTGGATTTTTGAAATACTGAATAATAGAATTTTCAGAATACATGGGCTGTGAAACTCCAACGATATATCCAAAAATAAAAGATGATATAGTAACTACTAATATTATAATAAAACTTTTAATATTTTTAAACATACTATCACTTTATTATGTTATTTAAATTTTTTATTTTTGAACTAATTAAAATAATTATCAACTAAAATTATAAATATTAAGTGTAATATAAAAATTTTTAAATGCTATTATTAAATGTAAATAGTGATACTATGGAACTTGAAGATATGGCTTTAATTTTTTCAAAATTTATTTTAAATCCTCTGGTAAAAAGACAAATCTTAGATTTATTTAAAAAAGATTCTAATGGTAAATTAATAATTGAAAATTATATAGATGCATACATTAATGGGGAAGATATTTGTTCAATTAAATATAAACTTTTAAAAGATATTATTAATAGAGGTTTAAAGACATTTGCTGGAGAGAAATATATTGATGAATTCAAAAATTATTTAAAAGATCCTTATTTTAAAAAAGGATTAATAAGTGTGATAAGAGGATTAGCATATTTTGGAGTAAAAAAGCCATTTGTTTCAGGGGCTCCATTTTTAGTAGTTTGGGATGTAACATATAGATGTAATCTTAAATGTAAGCATTGCTATGCAAATGCTGGAAAGCCACTAGAAGATGAGTTAAATAATGAAGAGGCTAAGAAAGTTGTTGATATATTGGGTAATGCTGGAATAGTAGCTATTGCATTTTCTGGGGGAGAACCATTAATGAGAAAAGATTTATTTGAATTAATAGATAGAGCTAAAAGTTATGAAATGCAGATTTCAATAGCTACAAATGGAACACTATTAAATAAAGAAAATGTGAAAAAATTAAAAGAGCATAATGTTGATTTTGTTCAAATTAGTTTAGATGGTACTAAAGAGACTCATGAAAAATTTAGAGGAATTAAAGGCATTTATGACAAAACTATTGAGGGAATAAAAAATGTTATAGAGGAAGGAATCTGCTGTGGAATATCAATGACTGCTACTAAATTAAACTATAAAGATGTTCTAAATGTTATTGATTTATCTGAAGAGTTGGGAGTAAATTACTTTATACTATATAACTACATTCCTGTAGGTGTGGGGGATTTTGATATAGATTTATCTGCCGAAGAGAGAGAAGAATTACTTAATCTATTATGGGATAAGTTAATGAATGAAACTAACAAAAAATGTAAAACTGCCTTTTTATCCACTGCTCCATATTATTCAAGAACAGCGTTAGAGCATAACAAATATTATCTTGCTACGCACTTTGCAAATGTTGATTTAGATGGAGATGACAGATTAAAGAGTTTAGCAAACTTTATTGGTGGCTGTGGATGCGGTAGATTTTATTTAAGTTTAAGAGCTAATGGGGATATTCAACCATGTGTATTTTTCCCATTAAAATTAGGGAATATTAGAGAATTTAATGATGAAGAAGATTTTTTAGAATTTTGGAAAAATAATAAAGTTTTGAATGATTTAAGAATTAGAGAAAAGTTAATTATTTGTGGAAAATGTAAATATAAATATGTATGTGGGGGTTGTAGAGCAAGAGCTTACTCATATTTTAAAGATTATTTAAGAGAAGATCCTGGATGTATTTTAACTAAAAAATATCATTAATACTAATACTTTAATTCTTTATTAATAATATTTAAATATTCAAATAAACATAAAAAATATTAAAATACATTAATTAATCGAAAATTATAAATAATACTATTCCTAATGTATATAACATAATTTTAAATAATTGGTGAAATAATGAATCCAGAAATGATAATGGAAATGATGAACTCAGAAATAGCCAAAGAAATGGCTCCAAAGATGATGCCAAAAATGATGCCCTTAGCTTTAGAAAAGTTTTTAGATAAAATTCCTGAAAATGAAAGAAAAAAATTTATAGCTAAGATTGTTGATATTATTGTAAGTAAAGATGAGAAAAAGGAAATTTCCGCTGAATTTTATGATATGTTTGAAACTTTGTTAAATATTAAAGGATTAAGTATTCATTCAAGGGGAGGTAAAGGTTCTACAAAAGAAAAAATATCTCCAATGGATTTATTTTTAGCAGGACTATGTGGGTGTATTTGTATAGCAGTTGGAAATACATTAAAAGAAAATAACATAGAGGCTAAGATAAAAGTAGATGGATCTGTTGAAAAATCTTTTGAAGAGGGTCGAATAAAAAAAGTAATATTAAATATTTATCTAAAAATTGATAATACTGAATTGGATAATAAAGAAGAATTAAAGAAATTAGTTTTAAATGGCTCTAAAAAATGTTTAATTAGTAATACCTTAAACTGTGAAATTGAGAAAAATATTATTTTTGAATAATAAAAATAATAAAATATTTAATGAGGTGAAAATTTGAGTGAAGATTTACCAATTATAGGAAAAGATGCCTTAGGTAGAGTAATAAAAGATTGGAGTAAAAAACCATGGTGGGGAATTGATAGGAAAAAAATTGAATGGTATCCTAAAATAAACTATGATAAATGTATTGGTTGCGGATTATGTTTTATAACCTGTGCAAATAGAGTAGTATTTGATTGGGATAAAGAAAAGAAGAAACCTGTTGTTGCCAGACCTTACAACTGTGTAGTTGCCTGCACTACCTGCAAAAAGTTATGTCCAGTAGATGCATTAGAGTTTCCAGATAGAGAATATATACAAAAAATTATTAAAGAAAATAAATTGTTAGCCAAAGCCAAAGAAATTCTAAAAAATCATAATTTAATTTAAATTAATGAAAAATTATTCTATCTTAACAGCATTGGCACATCTTTTTGCGAGTTCTCTTGCCTCCTCAATAGAGTTT
This genomic interval carries:
- a CDS encoding OsmC family protein, translating into MNPEMIMEMMNSEIAKEMAPKMMPKMMPLALEKFLDKIPENERKKFIAKIVDIIVSKDEKKEISAEFYDMFETLLNIKGLSIHSRGGKGSTKEKISPMDLFLAGLCGCICIAVGNTLKENNIEAKIKVDGSVEKSFEEGRIKKVILNIYLKIDNTELDNKEELKKLVLNGSKKCLISNTLNCEIEKNIIFE
- a CDS encoding ferredoxin family protein, with product MSEDLPIIGKDALGRVIKDWSKKPWWGIDRKKIEWYPKINYDKCIGCGLCFITCANRVVFDWDKEKKKPVVARPYNCVVACTTCKKLCPVDALEFPDREYIQKIIKENKLLAKAKEILKNHNLI